TATATGGGGCTATGAGCAGCGCAACCCCTAACAGGTACTATGCTCAGGAAATGAGATATCCAAAGGAAGGAGGCTACAAAGCCTTTCTGAAACCGATGCTTTCCAAAGTAAATATCAACCTTAATAAAAGAGCAGTAAAGCTTGACAGCAGTCACAAGCTCGTTGAGTTCGAGGATGGTAGCAAGGTTTATTATGAAAATTTAATCAGCAGTCTTCCTCTTCCAGCGCTTATTAAGATAATGAAGGATGTTCCCAGCGCTGTTAAGGAAGCCTCTGAAAATCTTTCAGCTACCTCTTTAATTCTAATATCAATAGGGCTTAACGTACCACAGGATGAAAGCAAAAGCATTTGGTTTTATATCTATGATAAGGATTTTCTTCCGGCAAGAGCCTATTATCCAGGGTTAAAATCCAAAAGCAATATACCTTCCCACCAAAGCTCTCTTCAATTTGAAATATATTATTCAAGAAGCAAACCATTAAGTATGAGAAAGGAAGCCTTGGCTGAACATTTGATTCGTGTTATAGAAAAATTAAAACTGGCTAATAGAAAAGACGTGCTGTTTGTTGATATAAAAAATATACCCTATGCCAATGTAATATTTGATAAAAAGCTATATTTTAATAGAAATTTGGTTCGCCAGTATCTGAATAATCTTGGAATCCAATCAATAGGAAGGTTTGGCGAGTGGGACTACCTGTGGAGCGATCAAAGCTTTATGAGTGGAAAAAAGGCAGCTGAAAAGCTCCTTAATATGTGATTTTTTCACGACTTAGGAGGAATAAAATGAAGGAAAAAAGTATAATTGTCATGGTTCCTTTAAATATCTCCCATTACTATGAAACTGGTAAGGAAGATAAAAATCTTCAGGAATTTGGAAACCATCTTAATAGAGAAAAAAATGATGAGGAATGGATTTGCAACAGAATAAAAATATTTATGAACTATACTCTCAAAAGCCTTAAGCTGCAAACAAATCAACACTTTAAAGCACTTGTAGTTTACAGCGAAGCTACAAAAGAACTTGTGCTTCAAGAGCTCAATAAATATGACCCTCTTCCTTCAAATATAAAGTTTATTGAATTTAGCTTGCTAGAGGATGAGATAAAAAAAACTATAAAGAAATCCAAGTATTTTTATTTTGTAAGAACTGATTCTGACGATATGTATCATAAAACCTATATTCAAAGGATGCAGGATTACACTCCTGAAAAATATACTACAGCTCTTATAAATCCCTATGGCTATTTATATGACTCAACCAACAACAAGCTTGCTAAGTGTAAAGCCAGGGTTACTTCCTGCTATACTCTAATATTTAACTCCAAGGACTATCTTGAAGGCAAAACCTATAATGTGGTAACAGATCAGATAGACTCTCAGATGTGGTTTGCCTGGAGCTATTTTCCCCGTGAAATTTTGATGGGAAGGAATTATGTATGGCATGTGCACTCTAAAAACACAATAACAAACTTTGAGCAATGGTTTACTGATACCTGGGTTGAAGAATTAAAGGATATAACTACTGATGAGGCAGAAATTGAAAAGGTATTAAAAGATTATATATAAAAATGAAAGCCTATGAACATATATCATAGGCTTTCATACTAAGGGTTATACATCTTATAATTTGACGAGTCCTCGCCAACTATTCTATCAAGCTTCCAGTTGTAGCCCTTTGCACTGTCATACACAAGGTAGTAGACTGCCACAACATTAGTGGTCTTTTGCTTGCTTCCGTCTTTATAGGTAACACTTCCATAAACATATTTAGCATTGGCAAGGCCTTTTGGAGACGCAACCTTATCAGTCTTAAAGCTCTTTGCTTCTTCTGGTGTTATTTTATGGCTGTTTGAGTACCAGAAGAATATATTATTTGATTCTATTTCACGGTTTGCAATACTTGAAACTATAAAGTCCTTTGAAATTTCATTTACTGTAACGCCATCAACTACAGGCTTTGTTTTTTTAAGCAAGTCCACTTTAGTGAAGGATACTGCAAAGGTATAGTCTGTTGATAGAGTAGACTTAAGTTCCCCTGCTTCATTTTGCTTTTTTACAGAAACATTAATAGTTCCATTTTGTGCGTCAAACCTTTTATCTCCCACATTAATGCTTTTAGTAAAACTGTCACTTACATAAAAACCTTTTCCTCCAAATACATCTGGATGGGTTACCGTTTGATTGATAGTATCCTTTTTAATAACCTCAAGAAGCTTATCCTGAGAGAAGGCTGGTGATAAAGCCAGAGCAAAATCATCACTGCTGTTTCTTTCAATGGATGCCACTTTCCAAACTTCATCTTCAAAATTAAGCTGACATTTTACTTTTCCGGAAGCTGCCACTAGGCCGCTGTCTATAGCTGCATCTATCATCACTTCTTCTTTGAAATTATCATAATCTGGTGTTCTTGAAGCTATAGCAAGGGTTTTAACATCTTCCCCGCTTAAGGATTTTTCTGCACCAGAAACATTTATATTTGCTTTCTTAACTTCCTCTAGAATCTGCTTTTCATCCATTCCTACCAAGGGCTTTACAGCAGTTTCTCCAACAAGCTCTATTTTATCGCTAATAGTCCACTTGTCCTTTCCTTCATAAATGTATTGAAGCGATAATAAAGTATTAACTTCAAGGCTGCCATTGTTTAGGACTACAGCTGCCTTGATATCGTCTTTTTTCTCGCTTTTGTTAGTGATTCTTTCCTTAATACTGAAGCTCTTAATATAGTTTTTCTTAATTTCAAGGTTTGTACCCTTCGGAAGTACTATTGTCTTACCTGTAATGTCCCCTTTTATTCTTCCTTCATCAACAGGCTGTCCAATTAAATATGAGTATCCAAAGGCTCCTACTGCTATCATTAAAACTACGGTTGCTATTGAAATAACTAGTTTTCTTTTTTTAAATATTGCTTTTAATTTTCCGAAGAACTTGTCTTTTTTATACCCTTTTATCTGCTCCTCTGTTATTGCGGGCATAGTTAAAGTATCGAATTTTTCTCTTTGTTTAGACTGTTCTACTGTTTCAGTTATTTTTTCCTGTTCCTCCTGCTGCAGTTCAACCTGTTCTGTTATTACAGCAGTTGGCTCTTCTATCTTTGTTCCGCAGTAAGGGCAAAACTTTAGACCATTAATATTGTCAAATTCGCTTTTACAGCTGTTGCAAATCATTTGTACCTCCTGTATTCCTTTTTTGCACATACTAATTATTAATTAGTATGCCTCCTGTATTCCTTCTTTGCACATACCAATTATTAATTGGTATGCCTCCTGTATTCCTTTTTTGTACGTAACAATTATAAGCTATTATGCCTCCAAAACTTATCTAAATATGTAGTTAAAACTCAATAATATAAAAACATTGTAACATATTAGCTCTATCTTGAGAATAATGATGTTTATGCCGCTTCATAAAAAATTAATAAAGTTGCCTCTTTGTCGTCATAAACTGATTTTAGAATAAGGTAACGAACTAAACATAAGGAGAGATTATATGAAGCTATTTTTAAATTTTGGTTTTGCAT
The genomic region above belongs to Clostridium swellfunianum and contains:
- a CDS encoding glycosyltransferase family A protein, with amino-acid sequence MKEKSIIVMVPLNISHYYETGKEDKNLQEFGNHLNREKNDEEWICNRIKIFMNYTLKSLKLQTNQHFKALVVYSEATKELVLQELNKYDPLPSNIKFIEFSLLEDEIKKTIKKSKYFYFVRTDSDDMYHKTYIQRMQDYTPEKYTTALINPYGYLYDSTNNKLAKCKARVTSCYTLIFNSKDYLEGKTYNVVTDQIDSQMWFAWSYFPREILMGRNYVWHVHSKNTITNFEQWFTDTWVEELKDITTDEAEIEKVLKDYI
- a CDS encoding protoporphyrinogen/coproporphyrinogen oxidase — translated: MDTETVILGGGISGIAANYFLGKDKAAIIYEQRDSMGGLCDNFSIGAFKFDTGIHLSFTSFKEVREVFDMTPYYTYSPEPMNYYKGLWLKQPIQNNLFPLTPEEKVKAVKDYIYKPVQADDFENYKCWLYSKYGKYITEHFFLPYTEKYWCERAENMETSWIGNRLYLPEIDEVLYGAMSSATPNRYYAQEMRYPKEGGYKAFLKPMLSKVNINLNKRAVKLDSSHKLVEFEDGSKVYYENLISSLPLPALIKIMKDVPSAVKEASENLSATSLILISIGLNVPQDESKSIWFYIYDKDFLPARAYYPGLKSKSNIPSHQSSLQFEIYYSRSKPLSMRKEALAEHLIRVIEKLKLANRKDVLFVDIKNIPYANVIFDKKLYFNRNLVRQYLNNLGIQSIGRFGEWDYLWSDQSFMSGKKAAEKLLNM